TCCTGGCACGGCTTCAGTCCCGCCCCGCCACCTCCGGCATCGCGATCCTCAACCAGGCGGCCGGCGGCAACTGCGTGCTGCGCGACTGCCTGGGCCCGAGCGCCCTGTCCCGCGTGGACCGCGACGTCCTGGCCCAGAGCGGCGTCAGCTGGCTCTTCGTCTTCTCGGGCGTCAACGACATCGGCGGCGCCGGAACCACGGACTCCGCAACGAAGAAGGTCACAGCCGACCTCGTCACCGGCTACCAGCAGATCATCACCCGCGCCCATGCTCAGGGCATCCGCGTCTACGGAGCCACCCTCACGCCCTTCGGCGGCAACGGCTACGACGACGCGACCGCTGCCCACGAGGCCGCCCGCCAGGCGGTGAACGACTGGATCCGCACCAGCGGCCGGTTCGACGCCGTCGTCGACTTCGACCGAGCGGTCCGCGACCCTCAGAACCCCCGCCTGCTCTCCCCCGCCTACGACGTCGGTGACCATCTCCATCTCAACCCCACCGGCTACCAGGCGCTCGCCGACGCCGTCCCGGCCGGCCTGCTCAAGCACACCCCGATCGCGTCCGCGTTCCCCACGACGAACTGACCGGCACGCAAAGGGCATGTGATGGGGGGGCTCTCCGCGTGCCCGAAGCAGGTGTCCCGCCGGGCGGGTGCCGTCTCGTCTTCTCCGTTGTGCACGTGGTGCAGTTACCGACCGAGCGAGGCGGATCGTGGCTTCGGCGGCGGGCAGCGTCCGGCAGTCGCGGAGCCGGCAGCGGTGTCAACGACGAAGCATGATCCATACCGATGGGCGCGTTGCGCGGCGAGGTGCTCGCCAAGGGCGAGTCGCTTCCCGCGCGGCCTCCCGCCGAACCGGACATGGCGGCTTCCCCGGCATCCGGCGCGCCGGTGAGCGCTCAGTGACGATTACGTCCCCGCCTGTTGACGCCTCAGGACTAACATCCTATCTTTCGTCGAGCCACCCCAGATTGGTCAAGCCGTACACTTTAAAAACAGGGCAATCGAGCCGTACCAGAAGCTTTGGGTCACGCAGCCCTCCGATCAATTGGGAATGTCATGACCTGTTCAATCATTCTGCGAGTCAGCTGACAGGCACCCAGGAAGGGCAGAAGCCGTGGACGAGCACCACGCAAGGAACCTTCGGCGCAGGGACGTGCTGAAGGGCATGGCAACGGTCGGCACGATGGCCGCGGCGGGCGGTCTCGGGGGCTCGCTCCTGACCGCCGGGACCGCCTCGGCCGCGACGGCCGGCAACCTTCAGGCGCTGCAACAGAAGTTCGTGGACATGCGGTTCGGCATGTTCATCCACTACAACATGGGTCCTACCACGATGCCGAGTGGGTGTCGCCCGGCCAGGACCCGTTGTCCTTCAACCCGACCAAGCTCGACTGCGGACAGTGGGCCGCGGCGGCGAAGTCGGCGAAGATGACCTACGCGATCCTCACCACCAAGCACCATGACGGCTTCTGTCTGTGGCCCACGAAGCAGACGAGCTACAACGTCATGAACAGTTCGTACAAGCAGGACGTGGTGCGCAAGTACGTCGACTCCTTCCGGGCCGCGGGTGTGGAGCCGTGGATGTACTTCTCCATCTGGGACCGCAACCAGGGCATCGCCTCCGGCTCCGTCTCCCGGGCCGACATCGACTTCATCAAGGCCCAGCTCACCGAACTGCTCGGCGGCACCTACGGCACCATCCCGGTCCTGGTCTTCGACGGCTGGGCCTGGCAGGCGGGGCACCGGCAGATCCCGTACGGGGAGATCCGCGAGCACATCAAGGCGATGCAGCCGAACCTCCTCATCGTCGACATCAACGGCCACAGCGAGCCCTGGGAGCAGGACATCCTCTTCTACGAGGAACCGCTCGGTGTCAAAGCGCCGGCCAACAACACCTACGCCAGCTGCCAGGGACAGACCATCACCGGCGGCTGGTTCTGGCATCCCTCGACGCCGACCGCGACACCGCTGTCCGTGAGCAGCATCGTCGACAGCCACCTGAAGGTGCTGGAGCCCGTCCACTGCACCTTCATCCTCAACTGCCCGCCGAACCCTGACGGGTTGCTGGACACCAACATCGTGAACCGCCTCGCCCAGGTGGGTGCGGCGTGGGCCCCGGACACCTCCCGGCCGGCGCTGCCCGCGCAGAAGGACGTCCTGCTGCACGCGGTCACCCCGGCGGCCGTCACCGCCACCAGCGGCACCGCCGCCAACGCCGTGGACGGTCTGATCGACCACCCCAAGGGCACCAAGTTCCAGTCCCTGTGGCAGACCACAGGCTCGCTGCCCCAGTCCGTCACCCTCGACCTGGGCGCCACCTTCACCAACCTCGACACCCTCGAATACCTGCCCAGGGAGGACAAGGACAGCGCCGGGGCGTATGTCACCACCGGCAACATCACCTCGTACGAGGTCCACACCAGCACCAACGGCAGCACCTTCACCCGGGCCGTATCCGGCAGCTGGGCGGGCGACAAGAACGTCAAGCAGGCGCGGTTCGGCGCGGTGAGCGCCCGCTACGTGCGTCTGGTGGCCGTGAACACGGTCGGCGGCAGCATCGCCGTGGCCAGCGAGGTCAACTCCGGCGGCATCGCAACGAAGCCGACCTCCTCCCTCACCACGCCCGTCCAGACCCCGGTCCTGCCGGGCAGCGACAAATCCCTCGCCCTGACCCCGGCCCTGGCCGCCCTCGACAACGGCGGCATGAAGCTGGAGAACAGCCCCGCGAACATCGGCTACTGGGCCAGCTCCAGCGACAACGCCACCTGGCGGGTCCGCTTCGACGCTCCCGGCACCTACACGGCGACCGCCACCGTGGCCGCGACCACCGCCTCCCGGCTCGCCCTGGACGCGGGCATCGGCTCCGCCGCGATCGTGGTGCCCAGCACCGGTTCCTGGTCGACCTACACCACGGTCACCACCAAGATCACCGTCCCGGAATCCGGCTACCGCACCGTCTACCTGCGCCCGGACAAGTCCGTCACCTGGCAGTCGGTCAACGTCCGCGGGATCACTCTCACCCCGGGTGCCGACGGCGCGCTCGCCCTCACCGCCGCGACCGCCACCCTCTCCGGCAGCGCCATCAAGCTGGAGAACGACCCGCCCGACATCGGCTACTGGACCAGCACGAGCGCCACGGCCTCCTGGACCGTGACGTTCCCGGCCGCGGGCACGTATACCGTACGAGCGCGGGTCTCGGCCGCCTACGGCGCCACCGCCTTCACCCTCGACACCGGCGTGGGCAGCACCACGGTGGAGGTGGCGCGAACCTCCAACTGGGATGACTACATCACGGTCCAGGGCACGGTCACGGTGTCCGCCGCGGGCAGCCGGACAGTAGTGATCAAGCCCGCGAACGCGTCGACCTGGCAGGCCATGAATCTGCAGTGGGCCGACCTCAAACTGTCGTAATGACCCCGCGCCTTCACGAGACAAGCCGTCCGGTCGGTGATCAACAAAGGCGAGAGGGGTCCTCAGGACAGCAATGCCGGTGATCCAGCGCATCGGCACAGGCGGGCGCCATACGGAACGGCTTCCACAGCACGAACAGAACACCGACGACCGGCTGGCTGATCGGCAGGTCGACGCCGTGGGCGCGGGCCGGATCTGCCGGCGGGTTTCCTTCCCGTCGATGGTCACGGCCAGCCCATAGGGGGTCGTGTCTCGCCGACATCGCTGCCCAGAGGGTTTTCAGGATTTCGGAGGGCCACCAGGCCTGGTGATCCTCAGCGAGAAGGGCATCCGACGGGGGCGGAGGTCGCATCCTGCGAGGTGGTGTAAGCGATCACACGCTTCGGGCTCAGGTACCCGGCTCGCGATGCCCTCTCCGTCGGACGCGGAGCACAAAGCGGCCCGGTGAGGTGTCGTGAGCGCTCCGGCCGGTCAAAGTCCCCGGCGTGACCTGCGAGTTCCGGTCCGCTGACCGACTACACCACCCGGCGGGACGCGATCAAGTGGCGAACCGCGTCAGTCCAGGCGCCTGACCGGATCGGATCGCAGCGGTCGGGTATTGCCAGGGTGCCTGCTGCCAGGGTGGGAGTCGAAAGGGAGGCTTCCTAATGATCTCGGCACTCAACCACCTTGTCGATCTTGTCGAGGAGCACCTCGCCGAGGAGCTCGACGTCGGCAAGGTGGCCGCGGCGCTCGGCACCACCGAGTACCACTTGCGTCGGATGTTCTCGTCGTTGGCCGGTATGCCGCTGTCGGAGTACGTGCGCCGGCGCCGCATGACAGTTGCCGCCGCCGACGTCGTCCGTGGCAGGGGGGATCTGCTGGGTATCGCCGTCCGGCACGGATACGGCTCCAGCGAGGCGTTCGGACGCGCGTTCCGGGCGGTCCACGGTGCCGGCCCCGGTGACGTGCGCCGCAACGGAGGCCCTCTGCGCACACAACCGCAGCTCAGGTTCCGCCTGACTGTTGAAGGGAGTACCCCCATGGACACCCGCCTCGTCGACCGCCCCGCATTCCGGCTGACTGGACACGCAACCCGGGTTCCGCTCATTCACCAGGGCGTCAACCCGCACATCCAGGAGCACATCGCCGCGCTGCCGCCGGAGGAGCATCTGCGGCTCAAGGCCCTCAGCGACACCGAACCGAAGGGACTGCTGCAGGTCACCGCCGACCTCGATCCCGACAGCCGTGAGGGCAGTGAACTGACCTACCTGCACGGAGTCGCCCTCAGCCGGGACACATCGGTCCCGGACGGGCTCGACACCATCGAGGTACCACCTGGGATGTGGGCAGTCTTCCGTACCGGCGGACCGCATCCGCAGGCCCTGCAGACGACCTGGGCGGCGACCGCGACCGAGTGGTTCCCCTCCAACCCGTGGCGGCTGCGCTCGGGCCCCTCGGTCGTCGCGGTCCTCGAGCGCGCGGACGATTTCAGCACCGCGACGTGCGAGCTGTGGCTCCCCGTCGAACCAGCGTGACGCACTATCGACCATCGAACGCGGTTGAGCGCTTGAGTTGACGGATGTCCTGTGTCACTGAGTCGTCCCTGAGGGGGTCACTCTGACCTGCGATGAGGAATCTTGAGTGGCGAAGTGACCATGATTCATGGGCGCCGCTGTCCGCGGATGCGGAGAGTTTCGCCAGTGGATCTTGCTGGAATAACGTTTGCCATCGGACTTTGACGGACGCGAGTTTGTGTCATCGGAGTTTGATCACCGCAGGTCAGCGACTCAGCGCACCTGCGGTGCGCGCCGGGGCGTGGCAAAACCCAGGGCGCGCTGGAGGTCCTTCTGTCTGCTCTGACGGCCGTCTGCACGGGTGCAGCCTGCCGTCACCGTTCCGTCACAGATAGTCGCCGTACGGAACCCTGCCGCTCTCCCGCCCTGTCTGCACTCACGTACCACCACGACCACGCGTACCGCGGGGCAACAACCGACGACCGAAACCCGCGGACGCGACGACTCAGGGGGACTACAGCATGCGGCACAGCAACAGCATTCACAGGGCGGCTCTGGCGACGACGGCGCTCACGGCCGTCGCGGCGGCGGTGACCGGCATCCTGCCCGGCACCGCCATGGCGGCGAGCACCACCACCTCCACCCCGCCGCCCGCCTGCCCCGCCTCCGCCCTCCAGGTCAGCGCCCGGCAGGCCACCCACCCGCCCGTCGGGACCGGGACCGGAGCGGCGGTCGTGCAGTTCACCAACGCCTCCCGGAAGACGTGCATCCTGAAGGGCCACCCGACAGTCGCGGGCGCCAGCAACGGCTCCCCCGCCCACAACACCCCGCTCAAGGTCACCCCCACCGGCAGGGCGGCCACCGTGACGGTCCGACCGCACGGCAAGGCCTGGGTGAAGCTGACCTTCGTCCAGGTCCAGGGGGAGGGCGACGGCTACTGCGTATCGGGCAAGACCCCGAAGGCGTATCCGACGATGGTCATCGGGCTGCCGCACTCCGGAAAGCACCAGGTCGCCCTGAACGACGGGGTGTGGGCCGAGTGCGACAACAAGGTGACCGTCACCCCAGTCTCGGCGGTCAAGCCTTCCTGACCCCACCGTCCCCACAAAACGAGCAGCCTGCACGACGATCGCAACGCTCCGACCTGCACGTTTACGGGACACTGCACATAAGTGCAGGTCGGCGATCACACTCCGATGACACAAACTCGTGTCCGTCAAAGTCCGATGGCAAACGGTCAAGATCCAGTGGCACAGGACATGGCGGTCAGGCTCGTGCGAGGCGCCCGGCGGTGTCCCGTCTTCGGTGATCGGGCCCCGATCTCGATTGATCTGGTCCGCTTCACTCGCCGTCTCAGTTGATCTGGTCCGTCCTGGCTCTGCTGCACGGTGGCGTCGCCCCCTATTACTGGCTGTCGACGTGCCGTGCTCGGAGCCATGCTGTCTCGAACTCGTCCGGGTGGATTTCCTTGTCCGCCCACTCAGGGTCAAAGAGGTCCACAACGGGCGGATTGAACGTCCAGTCGTTGGGACCGCTCTTGAGCGCGGTCCCGTCGGCGGCGAGCTCTACCTGACGCAATCTGCGGCCGTCGGAGCCGACCTCCATGAAGTAGGTCGCGGGTTCATCGCCGTCGCCATCCCAGCGGCGCCGAAGGTGCACGATGCGCCGGTCCGCAAGCGCGCCGAAACCGGGGCGGCCGCATCGAGACGGGACAGGCGGCGGCGACGAAGGTGTTGTGCGCGGCCCGGGCGAGGCTGGCGCGCCGGACGCGGGCGGCGAGTTTCAGGACGTGCGGGTAGCCGGTCGCAAATGGCCGATCTGTTGGGCGCTGTTGCAGAAGCCAGCCTTGACCGGCGCTGTCGGGGCCCATTCGTGTGGCCGGCTAGAGCCGGGCGATCGGGTTATGGGCAGTCGAAAGTACCCATAACCCTCGTATGGATGCAGCGGTGGTGGGGGTGCTCGGGACTGTCGTCGGATCCTTGGGAGCGCTTGGGGGTGGGTGGATATCAGTTCGCGGTCAAAGACAGCATCAGCGCGAGCAGCTCGAGGAGGAGCGATACAGGTGGCTGCACGACGTGCGTGTCGAGGCCTATTCGGCCTATGTGTCCGCTGTCCGCGTGCTCAACGGACAGCTATGGAAACTCTTCGATGAGCTGACCGCCCCGGAGGGCTCCCCCGCGGTGTGGAAGGACTGCCTGTTCGAGATGCATCAGTGCTGGGTGGGTCTCAGCGCCACGGCGTCACGGGTGAGCATGATCGGTCCGACTGCGGTGGCCACTGAAGCAGAACTGCTGCATCACGCCATGCGGGAATGGCACGTTCTCTGTTCCGAGTGGGCACGCACTGCGATCCGTGTCGGCTGCCCGCCTCAAGAGGATCAGGAAACTCGGTTCCGCGAGGCAGCCGATGCGAAGCGGATCCGTATCGCCTCTTTCAGGAAGCCGCTCGTCAGGCGCTACGCACCGACGCCTGACGTGACGAACGGGGCGCTGGGAGCAACCCGACGAGTACTGGCTCACGGACACCAGGACTCTCGCATTTCCTGAGCTTGATCCTTAACCTCCGGCTTGATCAGCAGCGTCCGCAGGGTCGCTCGTTCGGGAGGCATCCGCTGGGGCGGACGCCCGCTCACGACCGCAGCCTGGCCAACCCCCCTGCACCCGGGGGACGGGCATCGGCGCTGCCATGCTCGCCTCCCGTCCAGGGCTGTAGGCCGCGTACACCGCTTCGGAACGGCCGAGGACCACCCACGGAGACACTCAGTCGGTCGCGGCATAGGTCCAGAAGTCGCGCATCCACCTGGGGAAGGCAGGACCGGGCAGGCCGCAGGGGGTGAAGAGGACGGTGACCGTGTCGGTCGACGGGTCGATGTGCGCGGCGGTGCCGGTGCCGCCCACCCATCCGTAGCGGCCGGGGGTGTTCCAGGGCTCCGCGGCGGTGACGTCGACCGACCCGCCGTAGCCCCACCCCTGGCCCTGGAGGAAGAGGGTGCCCTCGTCGCGCTGGTCCGCGGTGAGGTGATCCGTCGTCATGAGGCGTACGGACTCCGGGGAGAGGATCGTGCCGCCGCCGGCCAGCAGCATGCGGCCGAAGGCGTGCCAGTCCGCGACCGTGGACACCAGGCCCCCCGCGCCCGAGGCGAAGGCGGGCGGGGTGGACCAAGCGCCGTTGGCGGCATCGGCGAAGGTGTGGGTGCCGTCAGGGGCTGTCAGGTAGTAGGGGGTGAGGCGGTCGCGCTCCGATGCCGGTACGGCGAAGGCCGTGTCCTTCATCCCGAGCGGCTCGAAGATCCGCTCGGCCAGGAACTCCGGCAGCCCACGCCCCGAGGCCCGTGCCACCAGCACGCCTTGCAGGTCAGAGCTGGCGTTGTACAGGAACGCCTCTCCGGGCTGCCGCAGCAAGGGAATGCCGGCGAGGGCGGCGACCCACTCGTCCGGACTCAGCGGCGACCGCGGACCTCCGTTGTACACGGCCACGTCCGCGAACAGGGGTTGAAGGGCGGGCGCGGTGAAGTCGGCTCCGAAGCCCCATCCCGAGCGGGACGACAGGACGTCTTCCACGGTGAGGGGACGGCTGGCCGGCACCACGTCGTCCAGCTCGCTCGCGGGAGTGCGGACGACCTTCGGGGACGCCAATTCCGGCAGCCAGTGCGCGATCGGCGCATCCAGGGTGAGCACACCGTCGTCGACGAGCGCCAGTACCGCGGCGGCGGTCACGGGCTTGGTGACCGAGGAGAGCCGGAACATGGTGTCGGCCCGCATCGGCGCCGATCCTGCGGGCTCCGTCGATCCCACGGCCGTGACCTCTACCTCGCCGGAGCGGTCCACCAGGGCGACCGCTCCGGGGAAGGCTCCCTCGGCGACGTACTTCTCCAACAGTGCGGTCAGGTGGTTCATCAGGCTCTGCCTCTCGTGTCGCGGCCGACGGCGGATACGTCCATAGGACCGTCCGCCGGCCCGAAACTCATCGGCGCAGCCCACACGTCTCCGCTCGCCGTGAACCGCGCCGCGAACATCGGGTGCGCACGGCCAGGCGCGCCGCCCGCACCGACGAGGTCGTGCGCTCCTCCCGGACCTACCGGTGGGCACCGCGATATCCGCGACGGTGCCTGGCACCCCCTGGTGCGCATGCACCGAGTGATGAACGGCCGCGAGACCGTCCTGAGCGCGGTTCGGGCAGCCCTGTCCGGTGTTCCCGGCTCCGAGCGCCCCGACGATCTGCCGCGTCCGCGTGGTCGCCGCGCCGACCACGCGGGAGAGGACGTCGTGGGGCTGTTCGCCGAGCGTGCCGCCGAGTACCGCGTCACAGTGGTCCGTGTTCCGGCAGCCGGTGCCGCCGGCAGCGACCAGGGGCCGTCCGGGACCAGGCCTTCGGGAAGCCCGGACGGCACCGCCAGGGAACGTGCTCCGGTACGGCTCAGAGCGCTGCCCACGGCTGCCGCACGTCCCGCCGCTGACCGTCGGACAGCTCGACACGGCGGACGCCGTGGTCACCACGGTCGCCGCGGCCATCGCCGTCACCGGCACCGTGGTCCTCCACCACGGCCCGGGCCAGGGACGGCGGGCCCTGACGCTGCTCCCGGACCAGCACATCTGCCTGGTCCGGGCCGATCAGATCACACCCGACGTGCCCGATGCGCTCCGCCGCCTCGACCCGTCGCGGCCGCTGACACTCATGTCAGGCCCCTCGGCGACCAGCGACATCGAGCTGGAGCGGGTGGAGGGCGTACACGGGCCCAGGACCCTCGACATCATCGTGCTGGGGGACGCGTAGCCGCCGGAGCGGACATGACGGTTTCGCAGTGCGGTCAGGTGGCCGCGCTGCGACGCCGTGTGCATTTTCCACGCATCGACCGTGATAGATCCGATCTATTCCCGCGTGTTGACCTGATCGGGGGCAGAGCGACGAGGAGATTTCTCAATTCTGTCCCTAGCTCTAGACAAGACATGGGGGCGCACCGCTTAAATACATCCGATGTCCGAGAAGATGTGGCCTGAGCGGACACGAGCCGCCGTTCCCCGCCGTCCAGGCTGCGTCACGGACAAACGACTGTCGGCACGCCCCGTGTTCTTCACCCCTTCTGGAGCCGCACATGACCTCCGCTCCCCTCAGCAGGCGCTCCCTCATCAAGGCCGCCGCCCTCGCCGGCGGCACCGTGGCCTTCGGACTGCCGCAGGCCCTGTGGCCCACCGCCGCCGAGGCGTACTCGGTCTCCTCGAAGATGGACTGGTGGTACCAGGCCCGGTTCGGGATGTTCATCCACTTCGGGTCCTACTCCTACCTCGGCCACGGTGAGTGGGCCTTCAGCTCCGAGAGCTGGTCCAAGGCCAACTACCAGACCCAGGTGTCCGCGCACTTCAACCCCACCGCGTTCAATGCGGCAACCATCGCCCAACTGGCGGCGGACGCCGGCATGAAGTACCTGGTGATCACTGCCAAGCACCATGAAGGCTTCGCCATGTGGGACTCCAACGTCCCCAGCTTCACCGACACCACCGGCACGAAGCTGTACAACCTGCACGACTACGCCGGTGTCCAGGGTGATCTGCTGGCGGCGCTCAAGACCGAGTGCGAGGCACGAGGTGTCAAGTTCGGGCTCTACTACTCGATCCTGGACTGGAACCACCCCTCCCAGACCATCCGAAGCGGTCTCACCACGATGGCCTCGCAGGCTGCCCGCACGGATTATATCGCGGACATGAAAGCCCAACTGCAGGAGCTGCTGGACCGCTACGACCCGGCGCTCCTGTGGTTCGACGGCGACTGGTTCGGCGAACCCTCCAGCCCCACCCTCCAGGACTGGTGGCTCCGGTCGGACGGTGTCGACCTCTACAACTGGCTGATCGCCCGCAAGCCCGGACTCGTCGTCAACGAACGGGTCAAGCGGGACCTCGGTCTGGGCGACTACACGGTCGCGGAGTTCGGTGTCCCCAACGCGCCGCTGGACCGCCAGTGGGAGAGATGCGACACCATGAACGG
This is a stretch of genomic DNA from Streptomyces sp. NBC_00285. It encodes these proteins:
- a CDS encoding AraC family transcriptional regulator; the encoded protein is MISALNHLVDLVEEHLAEELDVGKVAAALGTTEYHLRRMFSSLAGMPLSEYVRRRRMTVAAADVVRGRGDLLGIAVRHGYGSSEAFGRAFRAVHGAGPGDVRRNGGPLRTQPQLRFRLTVEGSTPMDTRLVDRPAFRLTGHATRVPLIHQGVNPHIQEHIAALPPEEHLRLKALSDTEPKGLLQVTADLDPDSREGSELTYLHGVALSRDTSVPDGLDTIEVPPGMWAVFRTGGPHPQALQTTWAATATEWFPSNPWRLRSGPSVVAVLERADDFSTATCELWLPVEPA
- a CDS encoding DUF4232 domain-containing protein, encoding MRHSNSIHRAALATTALTAVAAAVTGILPGTAMAASTTTSTPPPACPASALQVSARQATHPPVGTGTGAAVVQFTNASRKTCILKGHPTVAGASNGSPAHNTPLKVTPTGRAATVTVRPHGKAWVKLTFVQVQGEGDGYCVSGKTPKAYPTMVIGLPHSGKHQVALNDGVWAECDNKVTVTPVSAVKPS
- a CDS encoding alpha-L-fucosidase: MSPGQDPLSFNPTKLDCGQWAAAAKSAKMTYAILTTKHHDGFCLWPTKQTSYNVMNSSYKQDVVRKYVDSFRAAGVEPWMYFSIWDRNQGIASGSVSRADIDFIKAQLTELLGGTYGTIPVLVFDGWAWQAGHRQIPYGEIREHIKAMQPNLLIVDINGHSEPWEQDILFYEEPLGVKAPANNTYASCQGQTITGGWFWHPSTPTATPLSVSSIVDSHLKVLEPVHCTFILNCPPNPDGLLDTNIVNRLAQVGAAWAPDTSRPALPAQKDVLLHAVTPAAVTATSGTAANAVDGLIDHPKGTKFQSLWQTTGSLPQSVTLDLGATFTNLDTLEYLPREDKDSAGAYVTTGNITSYEVHTSTNGSTFTRAVSGSWAGDKNVKQARFGAVSARYVRLVAVNTVGGSIAVASEVNSGGIATKPTSSLTTPVQTPVLPGSDKSLALTPALAALDNGGMKLENSPANIGYWASSSDNATWRVRFDAPGTYTATATVAATTASRLALDAGIGSAAIVVPSTGSWSTYTTVTTKITVPESGYRTVYLRPDKSVTWQSVNVRGITLTPGADGALALTAATATLSGSAIKLENDPPDIGYWTSTSATASWTVTFPAAGTYTVRARVSAAYGATAFTLDTGVGSTTVEVARTSNWDDYITVQGTVTVSAAGSRTVVIKPANASTWQAMNLQWADLKLS
- a CDS encoding serine hydrolase domain-containing protein — translated: MNHLTALLEKYVAEGAFPGAVALVDRSGEVEVTAVGSTEPAGSAPMRADTMFRLSSVTKPVTAAAVLALVDDGVLTLDAPIAHWLPELASPKVVRTPASELDDVVPASRPLTVEDVLSSRSGWGFGADFTAPALQPLFADVAVYNGGPRSPLSPDEWVAALAGIPLLRQPGEAFLYNASSDLQGVLVARASGRGLPEFLAERIFEPLGMKDTAFAVPASERDRLTPYYLTAPDGTHTFADAANGAWSTPPAFASGAGGLVSTVADWHAFGRMLLAGGGTILSPESVRLMTTDHLTADQRDEGTLFLQGQGWGYGGSVDVTAAEPWNTPGRYGWVGGTGTAAHIDPSTDTVTVLFTPCGLPGPAFPRWMRDFWTYAATD
- a CDS encoding LutC/YkgG family protein; protein product: MLRYGSERCPRLPHVPPLTVGQLDTADAVVTTVAAAIAVTGTVVLHHGPGQGRRALTLLPDQHICLVRADQITPDVPDALRRLDPSRPLTLMSGPSATSDIELERVEGVHGPRTLDIIVLGDA